TTCAGTTCTCTCTGGATCTCCTTGATCTTCTCTCTGAGTTTCATACGGACTATCCTGTCAAGAGCAGAAAATGGTTCATCCAGTAAGAGTATGTCAGGTTTTGGTGCCAGTGCACGTGCCAGTGCAACCCTCTGTTTCTGCCCGCCTGAAAGCTGAGATGGATAATTGTTCTCCAGTCCCTTAATGTCAAGCATCTGGAGCATCTCATCGACCCTTTCTTCCTTTTCTTTCTCGTCCCATCCTTTCAGTCCGTAGGCTATGTTCTTTTTCACATCCATATGAGGAAAGAGGGCATAGTTCTGGAATACGTAACCAAGGCTGCGCTGTTGTACCGGCAGGTTGATCCTTTTGTGGCAATCAAAATACACGTTGCCATTAACGATTATCTTGCCACCGTTTGGCTCCAGCAGTCCTGAGATACACTGCAAGGCGGTTGTTTTTCCTGATCCTGAGCGACCGAAAAAGACTGCAAGTTCATCACCGACCTCAAATTGTGCATCAAGTGTGAAAGCGGCTTCTATTCCTTTTTTCTTATCACTTTTTTTACGATAATACCTTTTTCTGAAATCCGCTTTCATGCCCATGATATACCTCATATCTTCCAGTTGTTAATAATCCTGGCAGTTATGGCCATTGAAAGCAGGGACATTACTATCAGTATGATGACAAGCATGTTGGCAAGATCATTGTTTCCTGCCTGGAATGCGCTGTAAATTGAAATAGACATCGTGTTAGTTCTTCCGGGAATGTTTCCGGCAAACATGAGTGTTGCACCGAACTCTCCAACCGCTCTTGCAAAACTGAGAACTATTCCGGCAAGGATACCTTTCTTGGCAAGCGGGAGGGTGATAAAGAGTGCTGTGTCAAGTTCTTTTCTTCCAAGGGTGAAAGCCGCATATTCATATTCCCTGTCCACCGCTTCAATGGCTGCGGTGGTGGTTTTGACCATAAGCGGCAGGGATACAACAAAAGCTGCAATGACCGCTGCCTGCCAGGTGAACACTATGCTCCATCCTGTTAAGTTGTAAAGTATGCTCCCAAGTACTCCTTTTTTCCCAAGCAACACTACCAGAAGGTATCCTGTTACTGTGGGCGGGAGTACAAGGGGTAAAGTTACAATTACGTCGGCCAGCCATTTTCCCCGGAAATCACGTCTTGCAAGTATGTATGCTATCACCATGCCTACGATTGCCACAATTAATGTGGACAGGCCGGCAATCTTAAGTGTGATCAACAGGGGAAATCCAATCTGGTCGAACATTATCTGTTTTCCTTTTAAGCTGTGAATCCGTAAGATTCCAGGATTGCCATTCCTTCTTCAGATGTGACAAAGTTCACGAATGTCTGTGCTTCCGCCTGATGCTCTGATCCTGCAACTACTGCTATCGGGTAGCTGATAGGGGTTACAGTTGGAATGGTTGCTTTTATTTCAATTGTTCCTTCTTCTGCGGTTGCTGCATCTGTGCTGTAAACAAATCCTGCATCAACCTCTCCTCTTTCAACGTAGACGAGCACCTGCTTTACATCATCTGCAAGGAGTGTTTTGGACTGAAGTTCATCCCAGAGATCTGCCTGTTCCAGTGCTTCTACTGTGTATTTTCCAACAGGTGCTGTTTCCGGGTTTCCGATGCTTATTGTTGTAACTTCATCTGACAGGAGGTCTTCTGGTCCTGTTATGTCCAGTGTGCTGTCAACAGGTGTTATCAGTACAACTGTGTTCGCTGCAAAGTCCTTTCTTGATTCTTCAATAATAAGGGACTCATTACTTAATATATCCATATGGCTCTGTGATGCTGATGCAAACACGTCAATAGGTGCTCCACCTTCGATCTGCATCCTGAGTGTTCCTGAACCTGCAAAGTTATAGTTCACATCAATACCGGGATACTCATCTTCAAAAGCAGTTTCAAGTTCTGTGAATGCTTCCGTAAGACTTGCTGCTGCGGATACTGTGATGGTGGTAACTTCACCTGAACCACTGTCGGTATTTACGTCAGTCTCGATGTCTTCAGTTGTACTTGTGTCAGTACATCCGCTTACAAAGACCACAAGTGCAAGTATGGCTGCAATAGCCAGAATCAGTTTTTTGTTAAATGTCATAATTACTACCTTCCTTCATGCAGTCAGCGGACTTAACGTAAACTATCCATCGACCATGCGTTATGTTCTTGACTACATAACGCTAAACTTCCCTTTTTTGATATAAGTATTTTTCCTGATAGCGGTGCGTTAAGTTAAGGAGTATTTTGAATGAATAAAAGGATTTGCCATTCAAAATTTTAAAACAATATTTTTGAACACATGAGATTATGTCCTCATTGTGAGTGACATAGTTTTGTTAATACGGTGACAACTCAATAATCTATTTAATGTATGGTGGCTATGAATTATTTATACTTCTTTCTTTGTTTTTGTATGAGGATCAATTTATGCATTTAAGCCAGGAAGACCTAAAATCCATTCTCAACAACTTAAGAAATGCTTCATCTGAAAATGAGGTATTTGAATTTAAGGAAGCTAAAAACAGTTATGATTTTACAAAGCTTGGTAAGTATTTCTCAGCTCTTTCAAATGAGGCAAATCTTAAAGGAGTTTCTTACTCCTGGCTGATTTTTGGAATAAAAGACAAAGGGAGAACTGTTGTTTCAAGTCAATATAGGCCCGTTAGGTCAAAGCTAGATAATCTTAAAGGTGAGATTGCAAAGAAAACAACAAATCGTATTACTTTTATGGAAATTTATGAGCTGATGTTAACAGAGGGACGGGTAATTATGCTTCAAATCCCAGCAGCTCCCCGTGGAGTACCCATTGCGTTTGATGGACATTATTATGGGCGTGATGGCGAAGAACTTTCTCCCCTTAATATTGAAGAAATCGGAACGAATTCGTTCACAATATGTAATTGAAGATTGGAGTGCTGCCATTATTTCAGATGCAACAGTTGATGATCTAGACCCTGATGCATTAAAACTGGCTCGCGAGAACTACAAAAGTAAGTTCCCGACTAAAATAGATGAGGTAGACTCCTGGAATGATATCACATTTTTAAATAAAGCAAAAGTGACCATCAAAGGAAAGATTACCAGGACAGCAATTCTTCTTTTGGGCAAAGATGAATCTGAACATTATCTCTCTCCAACTGAAGCGAAAATTCGTTGGGTTCTAAAAGATTTAAACAATCAGGAAAAAGACTATGAAGTTTTTTGCTGTCCGTTTATCCTTTCAGTCGATAAAGTATATGGAAAAAATAAGGAATTTGAAATATCGCTACATGAAAGATGGAACGCTTTTTCCAGATGAAATTTTGAAATACGAACCGTTTGTGATTCGTGAAGCTCTAAACAATTGCATTGCTCATCAGGATTATTCTAAAAGTGGAAGGATCAATGTAATTGAAATTGAGGATGAACAATTGATCTTTACAAATTATGGGACTTTTATTCCGGGTTCTGTTGAAAAGGTTGTTTCTGATGATGCTCCTGAAGAGTACTATCGCAATAAATTTCTTGCGACTGCTATGTTTAACCTTAAAATGGTTGAAACAGCAGGTGGCGGAATTAAAAAGATGTTTAAATATCAAAAAGAACGCTTTTTTCCGATGCCAGAATATGATTTAAGAGATCAAAAAGTAAAGGTTGTTGTGACTGGTAAAGTTTTAGATATGGGATTTGCCCGTGTCCTTGCAAATAATCCAAATTTATCATTGGAAGATATCATGTTGCTGGATAAAGTCCAGAAGAAAAAAACTATAACAAAGTCTTGTGCAGAACATCTTAAATCCATGTCTTTGATAGAAGGCAGGAGACCTAATTATTTTATATCATCAAAACTTGCACAAAGCACTAAAAATCGAGAACTAAAAGTACAACATATTAAGCAAAAAGGCTTCGATGATGATCATTACAAAGATATGATTATTCAATATTTGGATAAATATAAGGAAGCAAATAGAAAGGATTTTGATTCTTTGCTGTACTCGAAACTCCCGGATATCCTTGACGATAAACAAAAAAATAACAAAATCAGTAATCTTCTTGGATTTTTGCGACGTGCTGGAATGATTGAAAACAAGGGCACTACCAACAAACCTAAATATATACGTTCAAAATCACGCTAACTCTATGAGAACTCTATGAGAACTCTATGAGAACTCTATGAGAACTCTATGAGAACTCTATGAGAACTCTATGAGAACTCTACGCTAACTTTAAAATCCTCTTTTCTTCAAACAATTAACTAAGGAAAATTGTTGAAATCAAACTAGCAACCCCACTAACCAACAACTAAAACCCACCAAAAAATAGAAACTAGCAGCACAAAAGCTGCCAAAACAAAACAATTATTCTTCTACAACAGTGACCTTGTTCATCTTGTCTCTTGCCTTGATCTTGTTGACGACATCCTGGCCTTCGATTACCTGACCGAAGACGGTGTGTACGCCATCAAGGTGTGGCTGTGGAGAGTGTGTGATGAAGAACTGGCTTCCACCGGTGTCTCTTCCTGCGTGTGCCATTGAAAGTGCACCTTTGCCGTGTTTGCGTGGGTTGCCCTTTGTCTCACACTTGATAGAGTATCCAGGTCCGCCGGTTCCGTCTCCTCTTGGGCATCCACCCTGGATAACGAAGTTTGGAATAACTCTGTGGAAAGTAAGTCCGTCATAGAATCCTTCCTTAATGAGTTTCTCAAAGTTTGCAACGGTCTTTGGTGCATCCTTCTCGAACAGTTCCAGAGTAATGTTTCCTTTATCAGTCTCGATGATTGCTTTCTTCATGAGTTTTACCTCTTTGAATTGGGTTAATGGGTGTGCACGATTTAAGTTTTTCGTAGGATGGATAATACTTCCAAAAACGCCACACATGTACTATAATAAGTATCTTATATAAGTACTAATATACATATGACACGTATACATAGTACTATCAATTGATAAAAAATCTATTTCGACCACGGTTGGTAAAAAAGGGTGAGCTGAGGTATTTCCATGGACTATTTTAAAAAACTGTTATACATATCATCTATACTTTTAATATTTTCAATATCGGCATTTGCGCTAGACGTAGAATTTCTTACAGCCGATGTACAGAGCAATGCTGCAGAAGCAGTCAACATAAGCGTGCTTGTCACAGACAACGGAACACCTGTGGATAATGCACTGGTGAACTTCACAACGGATCTTGGTGTCCTGAGTTCCTCTTCGGTATATTCCAATCCATCCGGAATCGCTGAAGTGACGATCAATTCGAGCGTTGCAGGCACAGCCAATATCAATGCAAGTGCGGGGAATTTCTCTAACCAGACAACAGTGACCTTTTCACCATTATCGATCTCTTCCATAATAGTCCATGCAGATCAATACCAGAATACCGCCGGTAACATCACAAACATCACATTTTCACCGACTGACACTCTAGGAAATACCAACTACAGCACCCCGGTTACCTTGAACGTTATCGTAAAAGATATCTTTGGGATCCCTCTTCATGACCTGGAAATGTATGTGGATGCTTCAACCGTGTCCTACCTCAATGCTAGCTCCTCCGCCAGGAACCTCACATATGTTGCAAACCCCACCGAAGATTTCCTTCTCTCCTTTAACTCCACAGTTGCCGGTAACATCACGATCTATTCAACTGCAGGTGTAGTCACAAACACCACATATCTGGATATTGTTCCTGGTTCTCCCGGACTTATGAGGGTCATATATGACAAAGAATACACCGTAAACACCAGTTCCAACATTTCCGCAATAGTTTACGATTCATTCTACAATCCTATAGAGAATGTCAACATCAGTTTTTCAGTAACACCACCAGTAAACACCGTATATAACAGCCATAACGTCTATAATTCAGCACATCTGGCATATTATAACGGAACTACAGACTCAAGCGGTATAGTTCCAAACACATTCACAACCGATAAAAGGGCAGGAGGGAATGTTATCACCATCAATGTCCTGAATACGTCACTGGAGCACAATGTAACAATTACAGGTACTGCAGACATTATTCGCAACTTCTTCCTGAGTTACACCCCGGAATATGCGTATTCGAACAATGAGGATTCTTACACACTTTCAGGAAGGCCGGTTGACCAATTCATGAATCCTATATTGCCTCTTTCAACTCCTATCAAAGAGCAGGTCCAGTTCAGAACAGATAGTGGAACGATTGTGCTGGTGCCGCTGAACAGTCAGGGACGTGCAAACACAGTTGTAGGGCCAACACCTTATATTGAGTCTCTTTCAGTAACTGCGACCTATAGGAACGAATCAGGTCTTACGAATTTCACAAACAGTACATCTCTTCATTTCACAGCAGGTCCTCTTGATTCAATGGACTTATACGCAAACCCCAGTGCAGTACTTTCCCAAGATCTGAATGGGAACCATAACGCTAACATGACACTGGTTGCCCTTGATGAATGGGGTCACTCACTTCCAAACATCCATGTCCTTTTCAACAATACAAATACATCCGTAGGAACGCTTACTATCACAGGTTATAATGATACAGATCTCATAAATGCAACAACAGATTCTGAAGGTCGTATCTATGGTGTGTTTACAGGAAACGTTTCAGGCAATACCACTGTCCTTGCAACCAGTGGAAATCTGACATTGTCCACAAACATCAGTGTCAAAGCAGAACCTTTCCTTAGTGTGAGCCTGAATGTCCGACCTACATCAGTAAACTCCGGTTCTATCGTCAATATTACTACTGTGATCTCTATAGAGGGTGAGCTGCCTATTGTAAGGCCAGCAGCAAGTGCAATGCTTGTGCTTGACCGTTCAGGTAGTATGGACCCTGACTACTATGCAGGAAGTCCTCTGGACGTTGTTCTTGTAATTGACCGTTCCGGAAGTATGTCAGGTACACCTATTCAGGACGCAAGGAATGCAGCAAAAGAATTCACTGATAATCTTGTCTCAAACTCAGAGGTTGGTATTGTATCATTTGCAAGTTCAAGCGGTGTTAACAAAGATATGACACTGCTCAATGCATATGACAACAAAGTATCCGTGAAGAGCGCCATCGATTCAATTACAGATGGCGGTTCAACCGCAATGGGTGAAGGTATGGCGGATGCAAATGATCTTCTGATAAACCACGGACGTTCAGGTGCCAGAAAAGTAATGATCGTTCTGACCGATGGTGAAACGAATGCAGGCACTGATATGGATGGTGAGAATGCCATAGCATATGCAAACACCTATGGTGTGATCATCTATACAATAGGTCTTGGAAGCAGTCTTGATGAGGCACTACTGCGTCATATAGCTTCAGAGACAGGCGGTACTTACTACAACGCACCGAGCAGTTCCGATCTGAGCGAGATCTATGCTACTATCTCTCAGGAACTTAGCGATTACGATGTATCCGAGATCGAGTATGGTGTTGAGGGTTTCACACCTTATGATTATACATTCCAGGGTTCACTCTCCACTCCATCTTCTGTAGACAATGTTACACTCAGGTTTGAAGGATATGATCTGGATACGGTGTTTGACGGAAATCTGGGAGAATGTCTTGTAAAGGTGAATGGTAATAATTTTGTGTTGATCCCATCATCAAATACTGGTATCAATGCACAATGGGAAGATTATGAATACGATATATCCAGCTATGTTCAACCAGAAAGCAATACCGTTTCATTCTATGATTATTACTCAGTAATCCATGGCGGTGGTTATGATAATGCTGTACGGAATGTAGAAATAATCTGGAACGGAAATACAGTTCATTCATATTCTGTTGAAGTTGATCTGGATGGAAGTGGATATGACTGTTCATTTGATCTGATGGAACCCTATGAGAATACAATATTCATCAACGAAACCATAAATGATCTGAAGGTTCAGCTCGATTGGGATAACAGTAGTAATGATCTCTCTCTTCAATTGACAAGTCCTTCCGGAACAGTTTATGGTCCGAATGACAATACCACAGGTTACTATCCAGATGACACTTCCGAATATATATGGATCCATCCATTGTCTTACATTTATCCAGATGACGATCTGGATACGGTAGAAAAAGGTAACTGGACAGTCACTGTAATGGGAAGTTCTTCACAGGATTTCACCGTCACAACCTACATCGATAAAAAGAGTGCAACACAGTTGTCCTCACATGCCTTCATGTCAAGCTTTGATGAATCAAGAGGTGACAAGGCAGGACTTGCACTTTACAGTTTTGAAGATGTAGTTTCAGGTGACAGCCAGACAAGTTATGTGCTGGCTAACAGTACATGGGTAGGTTATTTCACACCGGATACAGATGCTTATTACATATTCAACGTATCATGGGACGATTCCAATACCGTAAATGTCTCTCTCTATGATGGTATTGATGCTCTGTCATCAGCAACAGGAACCAGTTCATGTGAAGTCTCATCAATGCTTTCTGCAGGACAGACCTACAACATCGATGTCTCCAAAGGCGCTGGAGCCCAGGCAGATACAAGGTTCACTGTCAATGTTACCACAACAGAGATAGACACTGTGATGACAGCTTATTACGATGCTGGCGGCGGTGGCGGTACTCCAAAGGTCCGTACATGGGATGGTTTTGAATGGTCTTTAGAAGGCTCTGCCAATTATGTTGGTGCAAGTCCTGTATTCTTGGTCCTTGAATCAAGCCCAACAGGTTCAGAGATCATAATGGCAACCTCTGATAACAGTTATGATGTCAATGTCCAGGTCTGGGACGGCAGTTCCTGGGGAACTGTAAACCAGCTCTCAGGCAATCTTGATTCTTACGGACAGAGAGGTTTTGACCTGAAATATGAACAGGTATCAGGAGATGCTATCATAGCTTACATGGACATGAATGAGAATGACGGTGTTCCGCTATATCGTGTCTGGGACGGTTCTTCATGGAGTTCAGAGTCTCTTGTATACAGTAACAATGAAGGAAAAGGAGATGTAAGGTGGGTCAGACTCGAAGCAGATCCAAACTCTGATGAGATGGTTCTTGTAACACTGGATGACAAGTATGACCTTTGTGCTCAGGTGTGGGACGGTTCTTCCTGGGGTGACCAGATAGAATTGACAGATGATGTTGTTATTGAAAGCTACCAGTGTTTCGATGTAATGTATGAACAGGATTCCGGAAGGGCAATAGTTGCATGGGCTGACTATGATGGCCACATTAAATATCGCATATGGAGTGGCAGTTCGTGGGGTTCAGAGACGAACATGTATTCTTATTCAGATTATGTTTATTGGGTGAAGATGGCAGCAGATCCTAACTCCGACAGGATCCTCCTGGCCACAGAAGACAGGTCATATGATATTTATGTCACTGACTGGGATGGTTCCTCCTGGGAGACCGCTCAGAGAGTAGAGACAGATGTCTATGAGTACAGCCGAAGATCTGTTGATGTTGCTTTTGAAGCTAGCAGTGGCACAGGTATCATTGTATGGGGTGAGAGCAACCCTGTTCCTAAGTACAGAACATGGGATGGAAGCTCATGGAGCTCGGAATCTTCAGCAAGTGTCATAGGAAGCAGTGGTTATACCAGATGGGTCCAGTTGACCCCTGATCCTTCATCTGATGGTATCTTCCTTATGACATCAGATGGAAGCGATGATCTTAACATCCAGAAATGGGACGGTTCTTCCTGGGATATTGTTACCGAGGTTGAAACTTCATCCACCAGATACTATGAGTGCTTTGATATAGTCTTCAGTGACAGTGACCAGACACCGGTATCAACTCCTGTTTCATGGAACCAGTGGACAGGTAGTGTAACCTCAACATTTGAAAATGATTCTCTGGCACACCTGGAAAATGCAATTGACACAATAACCGCCGACGGACTTACAGCAATTGATGAAGGTCTGTATCTGGCTAACAATGAATTGTCATCAGTCAATGGTAATGCTACCATAGTTATCATGACAGACGGAATTGATAATGCAGGTTACCATTCATTGCTTGAGGAAGCCTACAAGGCCAGGGATAACAACACAGTTATCTATACCGTAGGATTCGGAAACAGTGAAGCAGATGTAGATCCTATCCTTGAGGAGATCGCAACTATAACCGGCGGAGAATATTATTTCGCACCTAACTCCAGTGTCCTGAAGGATATCTTCCAGGGAATTGCAATGCAGATAACGAATTTCTCTGCAGGCGGCCCGGTTCTGGATATTCGTGTGCCATATAATTACATAACTCCTCTTGCAGTTTCAAAAGCAACTTATCAGTCAGGTAGCACTAACTCTACGACAGGTAATTTGACGTACTTTGCAACACCAACAGCTCCTTCAACCGGAAATGCTGAACCTGCCATTACGACATCCGGTACAACATCTATACTGGAATGGCAGTTGCCAAACATGGGACCGGGCGACAAATGGGGAGTCTGGTACCAGATGAAAGTGGATGGTAGGGGATATGTGCCTATCATTTTGCCAACATCTACTGTGACATACACCGATCTCAGTGGTGAAAACATAACTGTAGTTGTAGGCGGTGGCGGAAGTATCTCCTTTGGTGGCGGTGGAAATCTTACTTTAAATGTAATCCGACTTGGGAATTTTGATATGCTACCAGAGGATCACATCATGTTGGTAGGCAATTCCACAACTTTGAACCTATCAGTTTCGGATATACAGGGTAATACAAGTTCTGCATATGTGTATCTTTACAGTAATATTGGATATTTTGAGAACAAGGATTATCCGGGAATCTATGAAAACCCTATCAATGTAACTGTGGTAGGTTCAAATAAAGTGAACTTTACAAGCAATATTGCAGGAAGAACTTATATCACTGCATATGCTTATCAAATACACAACGAGAGTAATATGCTTGTAGCAAGGGATGTGCTGGCTGTCAGACCAAAGGGAACGATCAGTATTAGCTGATCCTCAGTTGCAGATTGATTTGAATCTGTCCGGATGCTTAGGGATAACCTTAGCATCTTTATTTTTCTTATTTGTATTCTAATTCTGGTTCTGTAGAAATCTTCACAATACAACTTTAGGAAGTTTTGTAACTGATCTGTCGTCGGTCATGAATAACTTGAGCGAGCCCTGAGGGTCCGGCGAAGCCGGCGTTTTCCCACAAGACAATACAAAAGAATCTGCATTAATACATTGTACTTTCTTTACGAGTATCCAGTAGAATCATCAGCAGACATACACTACTCTTCGGGATTGTTTTCTGTATAGCAGCATCGGAACGTGCCGCCTTCGGCGGATGGTTACTTTGGTTTTTGTTTATCGGCTGATTTTATGGAACTGAAAAAGAGTAGAGTTTATGTTCCTCATAATAAACAGGAATTCTATATCTCCCAAATTCATTTAAGTTCTCTAAGTTCGCCACCACTTGTTTTCTCCATGAGTACGTTATCCTATGGTGGATAATTTGATGTTTCGAAAAGGGTGCTGTCAGTTAAGTAAGTCCAAAAAAGTCAGTATTAATTCAAAAGCAAAACCTGAGAATTCTGTTAAGATTGTAAAAAGAGTATCCGGTTCACAACCTGAACCGGATCAAATGTTTAAGATAAATTTTCCTGCTTAATAGATATCAACATCTACAGAATGATTGCTCATAATAAGCATCGTATTGTTGATGTGTGCAGATACACTGGGAGATGTGCTTGTTACATTGAATCCCATCTCTTCGAGATATTCTTCCCATTTGAATGGATGATTGGTGTATATGTCCACACTGACATTGGTTTTTGTCGGGCTCATGTACATGCCGCTTGAGTTGTGTCTGAGATTGATGGTTGCAATTCCTTTGCCTGATATCTGGGAATCACCGCTTACAGACACAATGCCTATGTTTGTCACACTGGTATTTTCAAAAGAAGTGACATATATGGGTGGCTCAGATACCATGACCGTGGCTTCACGAGGGTATTTCTTGAAAACGCCTCCCATCTCATAGCTTATTGTCTTCTCATCTTTTGAGAATACAATCTCTCCCGTGGAATAGTTCCACGATGAACCGTCGCTTGTAGTTACAGATATGGATGACTCGTTGGTAACTCCTATAGAAGAGCTCTGGAGTTTCAATTTAAGTACTTTAACAGGTGTCTGGTCAAAGGCCACCCTCTCCATATTGCTTTGCAGGACAATGAAATTCTGTTCTGCACTTTCAAATACATTTGCGTCCATATTTGTCTGCAGTGCCGGGTATCCTATTGCATAGATTACTCCCATGGACAGGGTTACGATTCCGAACAAAAGGATATATCCAAGTGTTTCAGAAACTGCTGCATTCCTTCTATCTTCTCGAGTCATAACTGATCATGTGGTTTGTTGAACTACTTGTTACAGTCCCTTCGATCGACATGGTATTACCAATTCCAGCGATTGTAACTCTTACTTTCTTTCCGGTATCTGATGAAACTACCTCTATTATCTGGCCGCTCGCAGAATCAACATCTGCCTCGATTATGTACGTCTCAGTGCCTACTTTAGGAGGGATGTTATATTCTGTATCAATTCTTCCATTTGCCGGGAGGATGAGATACATATCTGTGATCATTGTGCTCATCATATTCCCAATGTCACTCATCTCATCCTGCATGACCACTTCTTTTGGTGCCTGCATGAATATCTCATCAGAGTTGACACTCACTATCATGAAGAATCCGATACATAT
The sequence above is a segment of the uncultured Methanolobus sp. genome. Coding sequences within it:
- a CDS encoding ABC transporter ATP-binding protein is translated as MGMKADFRKRYYRKKSDKKKGIEAAFTLDAQFEVGDELAVFFGRSGSGKTTALQCISGLLEPNGGKIIVNGNVYFDCHKRINLPVQQRSLGYVFQNYALFPHMDVKKNIAYGLKGWDEKEKEERVDEMLQMLDIKGLENNYPSQLSGGQKQRVALARALAPKPDILLLDEPFSALDRIVRMKLREKIKEIQRELKIPILFITHNHVEAFTLADKVVVFHDGRVQQIGTPEEVFYHPKNCHVAELVGVTNIFEESSIIKDDEMAGTLTIGCEDLKITAKRPKCKIKEKMSWGIRPENLRILPATDETVKDENTFQASVKSIVNKGSTKTLALKIKEHRNLMIVEISDQVFENLNLKEDDMCLVRIERDRIVLF
- the modB gene encoding molybdate ABC transporter permease subunit codes for the protein MFDQIGFPLLITLKIAGLSTLIVAIVGMVIAYILARRDFRGKWLADVIVTLPLVLPPTVTGYLLVVLLGKKGVLGSILYNLTGWSIVFTWQAAVIAAFVVSLPLMVKTTTAAIEAVDREYEYAAFTLGRKELDTALFITLPLAKKGILAGIVLSFARAVGEFGATLMFAGNIPGRTNTMSISIYSAFQAGNNDLANMLVIILIVMSLLSMAITARIINNWKI
- the modA gene encoding molybdate ABC transporter substrate-binding protein, which codes for MTFNKKLILAIAAILALVVFVSGCTDTSTTEDIETDVNTDSGSGEVTTITVSAAASLTEAFTELETAFEDEYPGIDVNYNFAGSGTLRMQIEGGAPIDVFASASQSHMDILSNESLIIEESRKDFAANTVVLITPVDSTLDITGPEDLLSDEVTTISIGNPETAPVGKYTVEALEQADLWDELQSKTLLADDVKQVLVYVERGEVDAGFVYSTDAATAEEGTIEIKATIPTVTPISYPIAVVAGSEHQAEAQTFVNFVTSEEGMAILESYGFTA
- a CDS encoding ATP-binding protein, with product MHLSQEDLKSILNNLRNASSENEVFEFKEAKNSYDFTKLGKYFSALSNEANLKGVSYSWLIFGIKDKGRTVVSSQYRPVRSKLDNLKGEIAKKTTNRITFMEIYELMLTEGRVIMLQIPAAPRGVPIAFDGHYYGRDGEELSPLNIEEIGTNSFTICN
- a CDS encoding ATP-binding protein codes for the protein MKDGTLFPDEILKYEPFVIREALNNCIAHQDYSKSGRINVIEIEDEQLIFTNYGTFIPGSVEKVVSDDAPEEYYRNKFLATAMFNLKMVETAGGGIKKMFKYQKERFFPMPEYDLRDQKVKVVVTGKVLDMGFARVLANNPNLSLEDIMLLDKVQKKKTITKSCAEHLKSMSLIEGRRPNYFISSKLAQSTKNRELKVQHIKQKGFDDDHYKDMIIQYLDKYKEANRKDFDSLLYSKLPDILDDKQKNNKISNLLGFLRRAGMIENKGTTNKPKYIRSKSR
- a CDS encoding peptidylprolyl isomerase, whose amino-acid sequence is MKKAIIETDKGNITLELFEKDAPKTVANFEKLIKEGFYDGLTFHRVIPNFVIQGGCPRGDGTGGPGYSIKCETKGNPRKHGKGALSMAHAGRDTGGSQFFITHSPQPHLDGVHTVFGQVIEGQDVVNKIKARDKMNKVTVVEE